One Oryza glaberrima chromosome 10, OglaRS2, whole genome shotgun sequence DNA segment encodes these proteins:
- the LOC127753509 gene encoding uncharacterized protein LOC127753509: MAPSSPRRDLDGEGTGGGSSAAREKERPRSFDEKTRSACWRKAAAVMGRHPERWRQDAAGNVVCRRFWSCHGCLCYEYDHIVPFSKGGESTVDNCQILQTRVNRSKSDKAWIEQAEMQGFSCDIKFTDKELDVIEMAVYGDVIRPGKQCRCRTVAEMLGKVKSKNQMAACELPYNDAS, from the exons atggctccctcctctccccgccgcgacctcgacggcgaggggaccggcggcgggagctcggcggcgagggagaaggAGCGGCCGAGGTCCTTCGACGAGAAGACCCGGTCGGCGTGctggcggaaggcggcggcggtgatgggcCGGCAcccggagcggtggcggcaggaCGCTGCCGGCAACGTCGTGTGCCGCCGCTTCTGGAGCTGCCACGGCTGCCTCTGCTACGAGTACGACCACATCGTCCCCTTCTCCAAAG GAGGGGAGTCTACTGTTGACAATTGCCAGATTCTTCAGACAAGGGTGAATCGGTCAAAATCTGATAAAGCATGGATAGAGCAGGCAGAAATGCAGGGATTTTCTTGTGATATCAAGTTCACTG ATAAAGAGCTTGATGTGATTGAGATGGCTGTCTATGGGGATGTCATCCGTCCTGGAAAGCAATGTCGCTGCAGGACAGTAGCTGAGATGCTTGGGAAGGTGAAGTCAAAGAATCAGATGGCTGCTTGCGAGTTACCATATAATGATGCCTCCTAG